One stretch of Streptomyces sp. A2-16 DNA includes these proteins:
- a CDS encoding SGNH/GDSL hydrolase family protein, with product MSSSGYLRYVALGDSHTEGLGDGDDVHGLRGWADRLAEQVARHSPGLLYANLAVRGRKAGQVRAEQLAPALAMRPDLATVVAGVNDVLRPGCDLDEVAGHVEAMFAALTAQGATVATLMFPDVGRITPLARPIGHRVLALNARIREAADRHGVVVAETAAHAAATDPRLWSADRLHAGPLGHARIAAAAAQALGLPGSDDRWTLPLPAEATDISVWRTVGGELRWAGTFLGPWIGRRLRGRSSGDGRQAKRPELLPVAASAGDTAPSV from the coding sequence GTGTCGAGCAGTGGGTATCTGCGCTATGTCGCCCTGGGCGACAGTCACACCGAGGGGCTCGGGGACGGCGACGACGTCCATGGTCTTCGGGGCTGGGCGGACCGGCTCGCCGAGCAGGTCGCCCGCCACAGCCCCGGCCTGCTCTACGCCAACCTCGCAGTACGCGGCCGTAAGGCTGGTCAGGTACGCGCCGAGCAACTGGCTCCGGCTCTCGCGATGCGGCCCGACCTCGCCACGGTGGTGGCTGGAGTGAACGACGTGTTGCGCCCGGGCTGCGACCTCGACGAGGTGGCCGGCCACGTCGAGGCGATGTTCGCTGCCCTCACCGCGCAGGGCGCCACCGTCGCGACCCTGATGTTCCCCGACGTCGGGCGTATCACGCCGTTGGCCCGCCCGATCGGTCACCGTGTTCTCGCACTCAACGCGCGCATCCGCGAGGCCGCTGACCGCCACGGCGTGGTGGTGGCGGAGACGGCCGCGCACGCGGCGGCGACCGATCCGCGGTTGTGGAGTGCTGACCGGCTGCACGCCGGCCCGTTGGGACACGCGCGCATCGCGGCTGCCGCGGCCCAGGCGCTCGGCCTGCCGGGCAGCGACGACAGATGGACCCTCCCCCTTCCGGCCGAGGCGACAGACATCTCCGTCTGGAGGACCGTGGGTGGCGAACTGCGCTGGGCCGGCACCTTCCTCGGCCCTTGGATCGGCCGGCGCCTGCGTGGCCGATCCTCCGGGGACGGCCGCCAGGCCAAGCGGCCGGAGCTGCTTCCGGTGGCCGCGTCCGCCGGGGACACCGCCCCATCGGTGTGA